A section of the Lathamus discolor isolate bLatDis1 chromosome 6, bLatDis1.hap1, whole genome shotgun sequence genome encodes:
- the SYT8 gene encoding synaptotagmin-8 yields the protein MALAASKSRATASTLTGSPVATTTMVQPGFLGGWLSRIPLPKWALIAVAVAAAILLLLFLICIIRCCCSKKKPKKKERVSLHAVSSSTLASLVQPEMEDLERGVEQTGRGKLQYSLEYNFRAQELKVGVKQAAELKAMDSGGTSDPYVIVYLTSDMKKRYETKVYRKTLNPVFNESFTFQVPQAEVPESTLVMQIYDFNRFTKHDIIGEVRLPLAGVSLQHVIEQWSDLVAASKVEEEQLGEICFSLRYVPSTGKLTVLILEAKKLKRMDSHGLSDPFVKVHLILNRKKWKKKTTSVKKNTLSPYFNEVFVFQVPFNQIQNVDVVISIWDHDKVTKNEPIGKLFVGCRATGNQLRHWSDMLSNPRRPLAQWHSLQPPDVVDKALGLKSHLKLPLPPR from the exons ATGGCGCTGGCAGCCAGCAAAAGCAGAGCGACAGCCTCCACACTCACTGGCAGCCCCGTGGCCACCACCACCATGGTTCAGCCAGGCTTCCTGGGTGGCTGGCTTAGCCGCATCCCGC TACCCAAATGGGCACTCATCGCTGTGGCTGTGGCAGCGGccattctcctcctcctcttcctcatctgcATCAtcaggtgctgctgcagcaagaagaAGCCCAAGAAGAAGGAGAGAGTCAGCTTGCATGCTGTCAGCAGCTCCACCCTGGCCAGCCTT GTCCAGCCCGAGATGGAGGACCTGGAGCGGGGTGTGGAGCAGACAGGGCGAGGAAAGCTGCAGTACTCCCTGGAGTACAACTTCCGTGCACAGGAG TTGAAGGTTGGCGTGaagcaggcagctgagctgaAGGCCATGGACAGTGGAGGCACATCCGATCCATATGTGATCGTCTACCTGACGTCCGATATGAAGAAGAGGTATGAGACCAAGGTTTACCGCAAGACCCTGAACCCTGTCTTCAACGAGAGCTTCACTTTCCAG GTACCCCAAGCAGAGGTGCCCGAATCCACGCTGGTGATGCAGATCTATGACTTCAACCGCTTTACCAAGCACGACATCATTGGCGAGGTCCGGCTGCCCCTGGCCGGTGTCAGCCTGCAGCATGTCATTGAGCAGTGGAGTGACCTGGTGGCAGCCAGTAAAGTGGAG GAAGAACAGCTGGGTGAGATCTGCTTCTCTTTGCGCTATGTCCCCAGCACTGGCAAGCTGACGGTGCTCATCCTGGAAGCCAAGAAGCTGAAGCGGATGGATTCTCACGGGCTCTCAG ATCCTTTTGTGAAGGTGCATCTCATCCTGAAcaggaagaaatggaagaagaaGACAACAAGtgtgaagaaaaacactttaaGCCCTTACTTCAATGaggtgtttgtttttcaggtgcctTTCAATCAGATCCAG AACGTGGATGTGGTCATCTCCATCTGGGATCACGACAAAGTGACCAAGAATGAGCCTATTGGCAAGCTCTTCGTGGGGTGCCGAGCCACGGGCAACCAGCTGCGGCACTGGTCCGACATGCTGTCCAACCCCCGCCGGCCCCTCGCCCAGTGGCACAGCCTGCAGCCCCCTGATGTGGTTGACAAAGCCCTGGGGCTGAAGTCCCACCTCAAGCTGCCCCTGCCCCCAAGATAG
- the LOC136016088 gene encoding cytosolic 5'-nucleotidase 1A-like, with product MADPESTVINTNVKQKDLSEALVIAVTTRAIFSLEEEHKLYLEKGKEEYTRHQQANQDKPLPPGTAFAFIQAVQHVNKKILESNPAEKDLFDILVLSNNSPESGVRIINSAKHYGLEISKFCFVSNEDSTQYLKSHGVKLFLSADRTDVFNALQRGVSAALVFQQEVQAPSTPLRVVFDGDAVLFSNETDQIFQEQGLEEAVQYEQAMEDVPMGEGPLKAFAMHLGKIRKKFSQEKSPIRTYLVTARSGRDMGIRAIKTLREWGLEIDEAFFMDGAPKGPILAQIQPHIFFDDGLHNIQGAQNVGVPSAWVPPCC from the exons ATGGCAGATCCTGAAAGCACAGTCATAAACACCAATGTGAAACAG AAAGATCTCAGTGAGGCACTCGTCATTGCAGTGACCACCAGGGCCatcttcagcctggaggaggagCACAAGCTCTACCTAGAGAAGGGCAAGGAGGAGTACACAAGGCACCAGCAGGCCAACCAGGACAAGCCCCTGCCACCCGGCACAGCCTTCGCCTTCATCCAG GCAGTGCAGCATGTGAACAAGAAGATCCTGGAGAGCAACCCAGCAGAGAAGGACCTCTTCGATATCCTTGTGCTCTCAAACAACAGCCCTGAGAGTGGTGTGCGCATCATCAACAGTGCCAAGCACTATG GCCTGGAAATCTCCAAGTTCTGCTTCGTCAGCAATGAAGACTCTACGCAATATCTGAAGTCCCATGGAGTCAAGCTCTTTCTCTCAGCTGACAGGACAGATGTCTTCAATGCCCTCCAGAGAG GTGTCTCAGCAGCACTCGTCTTCCAGCAGGAGGTGCAGGCCCCCAGCACCCCACTCCGTGTGGTGTTTGATGGGGATGCCGTGCTCTTCTCCAACGAGACAGACCAGATCTTCcaagagcaggggctggaggaggcagtGCAGTATGAGCAGGCGATGGAGGATGTGCCTATGGGAGAG GGTCCCCTGAAGGCTTTTGCCATGCACCTTGGGAAGATCCGCAAGAAGTTCAGCCAGGAAAAATCCCCCATCCGCACCTACCTGGTGACTGCCCGCAGCGGCCGGGACATGGGCATCCGAGCAATCAAGACACTCCGGGAATGGGGTCTGGAAATTGACGAGGCTTTCTTCATGGACGGGGCTCCCAAGGGCCCCATCCTTGCCCAGATCCAGCCCCACATTTTCTTTGATGATGGGCTTCATAACATCCAGGGAGCTCAGAATGTGGGTGTACCCTCTGCCTGGGTCCCCCCCTGCTGCTGA